In a genomic window of Glycine max cultivar Williams 82 chromosome 13, Glycine_max_v4.0, whole genome shotgun sequence:
- the LOC100820030 gene encoding NAD kinase 2, chloroplastic produces MYRHGILGGHDRSSVTSYQCFFKPPPSLGLGLGLGFEFRRKGRRLRRHLNLVISAQLSNSFSLSFGLDSQNLNSFQSNDPSQLSWMGPVPGDIAEVEAFCRIFRNSERLHSALMDALCNPLTGECSVSYEVPSDEKPQLEDKIVSVLGCMISLVNKGREDILSGRSSIMNSFRAAEVSTTEDKLPPLALFRSEMKRCSESLHVALENYLIADDDRSLNVWRKLQRLKNVCYDSGFPRGEGCPCHTLFANWSPVYLSASKDESESKDTEPAFWTGGQVTEEGLKWLLDKGYKTIIDLRAETVKDNFCQAALQDAISSGRIELVKIPVEVRTAPTMEQVVKFASYVSDCSKRPIYLHSKEGVLRTSSMVSRWRQYMTRSSSQIVSNPPVTPYDMLSRNTNGSAKPQDSSVTAERSSLEKDINSLQESLNTTHSSVGTFDRSTSQKKHNGKPLGTTALSEVSTDNGELSEATAANEEGSFPSDFRKINPLEAQVPPCDIFSKREMSKFLGSRKISPPSYVNYQIRRSECSLQPRNMNITRLQGGVNVSSSDNPKPKSLGPESSNGSAHVDHPSREFQIAVSSNRKVVNGSTCSSVRTTVNEFSEREMPYMTNANASIIVKDDFDNVTTTSQRIEDHMVKDRLALNDDDLGSIEGDMCASSTGVVRVQSRKKAEMFLVRTDGFSCTREKVTESSLAFTHPSTQQQMLMWKSMPKNVLLLKKLGEELMEEAKMVASFLYHQEKMNVLVEPDVHDIFARIPGFGFVQTFYSQDTSDLHEKVDFVACLGGDGVILHASNLFRDAVPPIVSFNLGSLGFLTSHDFEDYKQDLRQVIHGNNTRDGVYITLRMRLRCEIFRKGKAMPGKVFDILNEVVVDRGSNPYLSKIECYEHDRLITKVQGDGVIVATPTGSTAYSTAAGGSMVHPNVPCILFTPICPHSLSFRPVILPDSAQLELKIPEDARSNAWVSFDGKRRQQLSRGDSVRISMSQHPLPTVNKFDQTGDWFSSLIRCLNWNERLDQKAL; encoded by the exons ATGTATCGACATGGCATTCTCGGCGGACATGACCGCAGCTCTGTCACCTCGTACCAGTGTTTCTTCAAGCCCCCTCCCTCATTGGGCCTGGGCCTGGGCCTGGGCTTTGAGTTTCGGAGGAAGGGAAGAAGACTCCGTAGACACCTCAACTTGGTCATCAGCGCTCAACTTTCCAACTCTTTTTCCTTGAGTTTCGGTCTCGACTCTCAg aaCTTGAATTCCTTCCAGTCCAATGATCCATCACAGTTGTCTTGGATGGGTCCAGTTCCAGGCGATATTGCTGAAGTTGAGGCATTTTGTAGGATCTTTAGGAATTCAGAAAGGCTTCATTCTGCATTAATGGATGCATTATGTAACCCATTGACTGGTGAATGTAGCGTCTCATATGAGGTTCCATCAGATGAGAAACCTCAACTAGAGGATAAAATAGTTTCTGTCCTTGGATGTATGATATCCCTTGTGAACAAAGGTAGAGAGGATATTCTTTCTGGAAGATCCTCAATTATGAATTCCTTTCGTGCTGCAGAGGTTAGCACAACAGAGGATAAGCTCCCCCCGCTTGCCCTTTTCAGGAGTGAGATGAAAAGATGTTCTGAGAGCTTACATGTTGCTCTTGAGAACTATTTAATAGCTGATGATGATCGAAGCTTAAATGTATGGAGAAAACTTCAAAGACTGAAGAATGTCTGCTATGATTCTGGTTTTCCTCGTGGGGAGGGTTGTCCTTGTCACACACTATTTGCAAATTGGAGTCCTGTATATTTATCTGCTTCTAAAGATGAGTCGGAATCCAAAGACACAGAGCCAGCCTTTTGGACTGGTGGTCAGGTAACAGAAGAAGGCCTAAAGTGGTTACTGGATAAAGGATATAAAACTATTATAGATCTCAGAGCAGAGACTGTAAAAGATAACTTCTGTCAAGCGGCTCTGCAAGATGCTATTTCATCTGGAAGAATTGAATTGGTAAAAATCCCGGTTGAAGTTAGGACTGCACCTACAATGGAACAGGTTGTGAAGTTTGCATCTTATGTTTCAGATTGCAGCAAAAGGCCTATCTATCTTCACAGCAAGGAAGGAGTTTTGCGAACATCTTCCATGGTCTCCCGGTGGAGGCAGTACATGACTCGATCTTCATCACAGATTGTTTCTAATCCACCAGTTACACCCTATGACATGTTATCTCGTAATACAAATGGTTCTGCAAAACCTCAGGACTCTTCAGTGACTGCAGAGAGATCCTCCCTGGAAAAGGATATCAATTCATTGCAAGAGAGTTTGAACACAACACATAGTTCTGTTGGAACATTTGACAGAAGTACCTCCCAAAAGAAGCATAATGGTAAACCACTAGGTACTACAGCCTTGAGTGAAGTTTCTACTGATAATGGGGAATTATCAGAAGCCACTGCTGCTAATGAGGAAGGATCTTTTCCAAGTGACTTCAGAAAAATTAACCCTTTAGAAGCTCAAGTTCCTCCTTGTGATATCTTTTCCAAAAGAGAGATGTCGAAATTtttgggaagccggaagatctCACCACCCTCTTATGTCAATTATCAGATTAGAAGGTCAGAATGCTCTCTGCAACCAAGGAACATGAATATCACAAGACTACAGGGAGGTGTGAATGTCAGCAGTAGTGACAATCCCAAACCTAAAAGTTTAGGTCCAGAAAGTTCAAATGGTTCAGCCCATGTGGATCATCCATCTAGAGAGTTCCAGATTGCAGTTAGCAGCAATAGGAAGGTAGTGAACGGGAGTACCTGTAGTTCTGTTAGGACAACAGTAAATGAATTTAGTGAACGGGAAATGCCTTACATGACTAATGCCAATGCTTCCATCATTGTGAAGGATGATTTTGATAATGTCACAACTACCTCTCAAAGGATTGAAGATCATATGGTTAAGGATAGGTTAGCCTTAAATGATGACGACTTGGGATCCATTGAAGGAGATATGTGTGCTTCTTCAACAGGAGTTGTAAGAGTGCAATCAAGAAAGAAAGCTGAGATGTTCCTAGTTCGAACAGATGGATTTTCTTGTACCAGAGAAAAAGTGACTGAATCTTCTTTGGCTTTCACTCATCCTAGCACCCAGCAGCAGATGCTTATGTGGAAGTCTATGCCAAAGAATGTGTTATTGTTGAAAAAGCTGGGGGAAGAACTAATGGAAGAAGCAAAAATG GTTGCTTCTTTTCTTTATCACCAAGAGAAAATGAATGTTCTTGTGGAACCTGATGTGCATGACATATTTGCTAGAATTCCAGGCTTTGGATTTGTTCAGACCTTCTATAGTCAAGATACCAG TGATCTACATGAGAAAGTCGATTTTGTGGCATGCTTGGGTGGAGATGGCGTTATACTGCATGCGTCAAATCTATTCAGAGATGCTGTTCCCCCTATTGTGTCATTTAACCTTGGCTCCCTTGGTTTTCTGACTTCTCATGAT TTTGAAGATTACAAGCAAGACCTACGACAAGTCATCCATGGAAATAATACACGAGATGGTGTGTATATTACTCTTAGAATGCGCCTCCGATGTGAAATTTTTCGTAAAGGTAAAGCAATGCCAGGGAAAGTATTTGACATCCtcaatgaggttgttgttgatcGGGGTTCTAATCCATACCTTTCAAAGATTGAATGCTATGAACATGATCGACTTATAACCAAA GTACAAGGTGATGGAGTCATTGTGGCCACCCCTACAGGAAGTACTGCCTATTCTACAGCTGCCGGAGGTTCCATG GTCCATCCTAATGTCCCTTGCATACTGTTTACCCCAATCTGTCCACATTCACTCTCATTTAGGCCAGTTATACTTCCAGATTCTGCTCAACTAGAATTAAAG ATTCCGGAAGATGCTAGAAGTAATGCCTGGGTTTCATTTGATGGGAAGAGAAGGCAGCAACTCTCGAGAGGCGATTCTGTCCGAATATCGATGAGCCAGCATCCCCTTCCAACTGTTAACAAGTTTGACCAAACGGGTGATTGGTTCAGTAGCTTGATTCGCTGCCTAAATTGGAATGAGAGGCTTGATCAAAAGGCTCTGTGA